The genomic DNA TAAACTTGAGATAGTAAATGGGTAAATAAGATTTTTAAGGAGTCATATGAGTTTCTTGAAGATTCTTCTTCTTTTGTTTGTAGTAAACTTAAACGCTACTTTAAGTAAGGGAGATAGGGATATATCAGAAATTCTTCTTAATGAGGCTAAAAATTTTGCAGGTACTCAAAGAGGAATTGATATGGTGTATGGTTCACTTGATTTTAATCTAAGTAATTCAGATGCTCTTTATGAACTTTCATTAAGGAATGATATTCCATTGTTAGATAGAATTTATTTATTAAAATCTGCAATGGATATTAATAAATTTGAATCTGTGAAAATTAGAGATTTGTATTACCAATATTTTTCTTTGATTTTAAGGCAAAATGAGGATATTTCTAAAAATAGAGAAATTATTGTTTTGTATGATAGATTAGATAATGATTTAAAGAATGACAGAGACTTGATTTATATGAGACTTGAAGCTTCAAATAGGCTTGGAGATTTTGATGAGAATTTTGATAGAATTTTAGCACATTCTTTTGCAGTATATAGTGATGATTTTAGGTTTTTTAAATGGTTTTTAAAGGAGAATAAATTTTTTCCAAGCCTTTTTAGTAAACTTAAATTAAGAGAAGATTCTTTTTTTGATAGTGATAATATTGATTATATTTGTAAGAATGTAGCGTTAAATGAACCTAATTCTGTTGCTTTATTTTCTCTTTTAAAGAGTAGAAGTAAAAGAGTGAATGGTGTTCAGAGTATTTATTTATTGAAATATAAACTCTTGACTCCTGATGAAGCTTATATGTTTTTCACGGAAAATCCTCCAAAGACTATAGGTGAATATAAAATGTTTTATGATCTTTTAGCAGATCCTGAGATAAAAAAAGAATTTTTGAGTTATTATCAAAATTTATCTGGTATGTATTTTATGGACGATAAAAATAGTGCTGCAGTGTTTAATAATGGTGTTTTGGTTGGTTTTTTTTCAAAAATAGTGGATTATTCTTCAAAATTGAATAAGGAAGAGGAATATTTTAATAAAGTTTATTTTAAAAATAAAGCCCCTGTCTATTATGAAAATAGTTTGTTTGGTTATAAGGTTACCTATTCTATTTATCCTTATGTAAGCATGATTGAGTTTGAGTATTCCGATAAAAAAGAGATATATACTTTTGCTTTAAATTCCTTTAAGTATGAAATTTTTAATAATTTTATCTATAATGTGGATTATGTAGGAATTAATGATTTTTTGATGGCTGATATTTTAGAAATTTTTCTACCTAGTATTTTGAATTTGAATCTTAAAAGAATTTCTCTATTAAATTTTAAAGAAAATTTAATAGAGAAACAAATATTGAATAAAGCTGAGGTTATTGAGGTTAGAAATTATGGCGTTGGAAATTTGATTTCGATTTATAGAAAAGTCAACGGGTCTAGGAAGTTTAACTATGTTGAAATTTACGATAGGGGAGTTATAAAAGCTAAAAGAGTTATCCTAGATGATAGTTATGATGTATATTATGATATTAATTAGCTTTTAAGTATTATTGATGCATAAAAAATTTTTTCTTATTATTGTATTAATTTTTTCATGCAAAACAATAAAGGAAATAGACGACAAGCAAATTTATTATATTCCGTCTAAAAGTATAGACAGTCATATTGAAAATAAGAATTTTGAAATTGCTCTTTCGAGTTTCTATAATTTGAAAAATAATGGCTTTGAAATTGGTCAAGTTCAAATAGACTTGAGGGATAAAGCTTTGTCTGGAATTGAAAGTCAATATTTGAATCTTTATCAAAAAAAAGAGTATGATAAGGCACTTTCTAAGCTTGAAACTTTAAATTTATTTGGGATTATACTTCATGAAGACAAGGAGCAATTAATCTTAAAGCACCTTGAGAGCTTGAAAGACAAAGATCCAATGCTTGCAAGTTTTTTTGCAAAGTATTATTCGTTTGATAATACTTTTAGTTCTTTAAAGAATTTTATTATTAATGAAAAATCTCCCTCAAGAAATGTATTACTTGATACATCTGTTTTAACAGTTTGGGTCAATATGGGTACTAAATTGTTAAATGGAAATAGAACGCCAAATATTGCCTTAGGAACAGCTTTTGTTATTGATAAACTTAAGGGTTATGCTTTAACTAATTATCATGTGATCAGTTCTCAAGTCGATAAAGATTATAAGGGAATTTCAAGTCTTTATGTCAGACTTCCAAGGGGTAAGGGCGAAAAACTTCCTGCAAAAGTAATTTCTTATTCGCAGGAAATGGATCTTGCTTTAATTAAGGTTGCTTTTAGAGTAGAAAATCAGTTTGAACTAAATTATTCTTCAAATATTAATATTGGAGATAGGATTTATGCAATGGGTTCTCCTATGGGGCTTGAGAAAACTATTACTTCAGGGATAATATCTGGAGAAAATAGGGAATTATTACCTGTGGGTGATTCTTATCAAATAGATGCTGCTATTAATCAGGGAAATTCTGGTGGACCTGTGATAAATGAAGCTGGAGAATTTATTGGGCTTACATTTGCTGGAATTTTAAATTCTCAGGGTCTTAATTTCGTTATACCTTCAAAATGGGTTTTAAAAGTATTACCCTTTATGTATGAAGGTGGAGATTTAAAAAATCGGTGGTTGGGATTTATATTCTCTGAAAGTTTAGGAAAATTAGAAGTATCATATGTGGCTCCTAATTCTCCTGCAGATATTGGTGGAATGAGGAGTGGAGATTCTATTCTTAGTGTTGATTCTTTAAAATTTGAAAGCCTAAGAGACCTTCAATATTATATCTTGCAAAGAAAATCTATGGTAAAAATTTCGTATAAAAGGGATAATAAAAACTATGAAAGTTATCTTTATCCACAAGAGAGACCGGGAAATATTATTGAAAGTATTTTAAAGGTAGATTCTTTAAAGAATTTAATGGGAGCTTTTTTGGGGTTAAATTTAAATTTAGTTTCTGGTAGAGAGTATAGGGTTACTAAAGTGTTTTCCAATAGAATTGGGAGCGAACTTAATTTTAAGGTAAATGATGAGATTTTTATTTATGATTTTAAATATCTTAAAAATAAAAGAGTGTTTGTCTTGTTGCTTTATACTAAAAAACTATTTTCAGGATATTTAGGAGCTCCTTTGCAACTTATTATTCCATTTGATTCTCTTGCTTTTGTATAAAAATCTTTTAAAGCAGTTGGTATATTATTATGAGTTTTTATTTAAATTTTGCTAATGGAAAGAAGGAGTCCAAGCTGGATGATATGGTATCTATTAGTCATTTTGATTTTAAAAATAATTTAAATTTAATTCTTGTAATTGGCCCCATGGGTAGCGGAAAGACAGAATATGCGGCTAAGATTTATAAGGATTCTCTTATCATTAAGAATAAGTCTTTAAAAATTTTAGATTCTATAACTAAGGGGAGTAGGAATAGAGCTAATGTATTTTTTATTAGAAATGTGCTTGATAGGAAAAGATTTAAAGATTATCCGGAGAATGTTATTCCTTATAGAGGAGGCGGAAGTGATAGAATTAGCGGAGTTGGGTTTGCGGGTAATTCTTTTGATGTTGAAAAAATAATAGAAGACAATCCTTGTTATGGAACTTTTATTATTGATGAAACTTGTTTTTATGATGAACGCTTGGTTTTTGTTTTAAATAAGCTTGCCTTAGATTCAAACATTTTGTTTGTATTACCTACCTTGCTTTATAATTTTAGAAAAGAAATTTTTAATAATACTGCTAAATTTTTAATAGAATATTCAGATAAAATTTGTCGTCTTGGTGCTTATTGTGAGCATGCTAATTGTATGGATGAATCTTTTTTAACATATAGATATTATTTTTACAGAGGACAAGAAATAGCAGCACCTTACTTTGATCCTTTGTTAATTGTTGGAGGCGATGAAACTGTTGAGTCTGCTATTTATCCGAATTACGCTACAAGGTGTGCTAGACATCATTATCTTGTAGGTAGGGAGTATTTTTTCACTGTTCTTAAGCCTTTTGCACTGCTATATTCTCAAGGAGATAAAGAATTACTTGAGAGAGAAATATTGTGTTTAAGTGGTGGTAAATGCAATTCAAATTTTGAAAAATCTCTTTTAATTGAATCTAAAGGGAAATGTGAAATTGAAGTTTTAAAGAATTTATTAGAATTGCCTTTTTTGGCAGAAAGAGCTTTGATTACGCTTTCATCTGAATATAATATCCTTAACAAGGATGATTTTAAAGAACTTGTTAATAAATTTTCTCTTAGTAAAGAATACATACAAAAGATACTTGTTTTAAAGGAGCATAAGGGAAATTTTGAAATATCTTAAAAGTGATTTGGTCTTTTATTAAAAAAGTCCTTTGTTTTTTCAATACGCATTAATTCTTTTTCAATTATATTATAGTAGTCAAGTTCTTTAGTTTCAATTCTGTAATACTCGTCTTTCCAGTTCGTTATTCCATCACTTTGTATTGTGGTAGATTTATATTTTTTTAGTTTCTTGTGGTATGTTAAAGCTTCTGTATAATAATCGGCAGCTATTTTGTAAAAATTTGTAGCTTTATTTAAGTTTTCAAGAATTCCATCCCTTTTTGGAGTTTTGTAAAAATATACATATCTTGTGTCAAATAAATCGCCTAAATATAGATGTTGCTTAACAAGAAGTAGGTTTACATGCATTTTAAATAGGAGTTTATATTTGTCCCATTCTTCTCTTGTTTCTACTTTTGCTAGAGAATACTTTGGATTTCCAAAAGGAAACTTTAATGCATTTTTTAAAAAAAAGATGTTCCTTTTAAAATTTTGAGGTTTTCTTTTCATTTGTGTATTAAAAATGACATACCATTGTTCAGCATAGAAAAATTTTGATGATGCATTTGCATTGATTGTCAAGAATATTGAAAGTATAAATAAATTTAAGGTAAAAAAACTTTTGTGATGCATTTTTGTATCCTTTTATTTTAATTATATTAAAATTTTATTAAATTAAAGATTTTTTTTGTACTTATTTCTAAGTCCTCTTCATTTGAATTTTCAATGTAAACTATATCAAGTAAATCTTCAAAATTTTTTAGCACTTCTATGTATCTGGAGTAGATGTTTTTAAGCTTTTTTGCTTCAAGTTCAAGAAGGTCAAGTTGTGTTCTATTTTTTTGAATTCGTTTGTAGGCAATGATAGGATCTATTTTTATGAAGAAAAGTTTTTCAGGAAGTGGAAAATCTTTATTTAACTTAAGTCCCAATTCTCCTTGATATGCTATAGAAGAGAATAAATATCTATCAGTTATTACTTTTATTTTAGATTTATTCAATATCTCTATTATTCCATTTTTTGGATGATAGAGATGTTCGTGTCTGTCTGCTGTATATAGGTGTGCTAATGATACTTCTTGTAGAGGATTTTTGAAATTAGTTAATTGTTTTCTTATAAGTTCTCCGATTACTCCTTCTGAGGGTTCTTTTGTAAAATAGTATTTTAAATTGTTATCACAAAGTTCTTGTAATCTTTGGATTATAGTTGTTTTTCCACTACCATCTATGCCTTCTATACAATAGAAATTTTTTAGAACCTTATTCACAAAAATTAGTCTCCTTAGATATTTTAAAGCAATTAGATGCTAGTGAATTATTATATAATATACATATAAATATATGAATTTATTTTTTGTGAGAAGTAAGGTTTCTTTAGCATTTTTTTGCTCAGTTTTAACTTTTATATCAATTCTTGTAATTTTTATTTTATTTATACAAGTTCAGGTTTATTCTGCAAGATTTTTGGTCATAAGTTATCTTGAATTGAAATCTGGGTTTAAAATAAAATATGATCAAATTGCGCCTTATTTTTTCTCTTCAATAAAGATAGATAATCTAGAATTGAGTTTAAATGACCAAGACAAAATATTAATGAGTACGGTTAAGATAAATTTGGACTTATTTAAACTGATACTAGGAGATAAAAATATTATTTTAGATGTTTTTGTAGAAGGTAGTACTCTAAATTTTGATTTAAATGATTTGAAGCTTTTGAAGTCTTCAAGTTCAGGTTCTGGTGAGTTTGAACTAAATGATGATAAATTCAATAGCCATGCAATTATCGGTAAAATCTCTGATTATCTGGATAAGCTCCATATTAATATGGAAGACATCAATATTAATCTCAAATTAAGTTCAGATAAATTCTTAAAATTTCAAGTTAAGAGTTTTGCATTAAAAACAATTGATGATGATTTTTTATATAGTTCTATTGTTGATTTTAGTTCTTTTTCGGATTTAAAAGAAGATGTTATTAATGAGAGTTCTTTGAGCTCGACATTTTATTTTGAAGGTAAGTTTAAAAAGGATCTTGAAGATGGATATGTTAATATCAGTTTTTTGGAATTTAATACAAGTTCTTTTTCTTTACTTGACCAGGGTTTCCAAATAAATTATTCAAAGGGAAATCTTGAAGTATTTAATCTTAGAAGAGAAAATTTGGATTTTAATTTAAGTTATAATGCTAATAAAAAATTTTTAAGGCTAGATGCTTTATTTTTTGATATCAATCTTTTGAACTGGATAAGACTTAATGAAAGTTTTAATGTTTATAGAGATTATTTTGATATAAATTTGAATGGTCAATTAGCATTTTCCTATGATTTTAAAGATGAAGATTTAAGATATGCATTTTTATTAAATTCATCCTCACAAGACAGCACGATAAATAAAGAGATTCAGGGAGTAAGAATACAACTTAAAGGTAATGAGAGAATTGTAAATATACAGAATGCTTTTTTAAAACTTAAGAGGGGTTTTATTAATTATAAGGGTTACTACTCTTTAGAGGATTTCGTGCCAATAGGAAGGCTTGATTTTAGGTCTGCAAGAATACTAAATTTTAGAGATATTAATGGGCATTTAGATTTTAGTGAAGAACAGAAAGATTTTTTGGTAAAATCTGATAATTTTAGAATTGGTAATCTTAAAATTCAAAATTTAAATCTTAAAACACATTTCTCTCAAGATAAAACTTATATTAATTATTTGATAAATTTTAAAAATAATAGTTCTAAAATTCTATTAAAAGGGGATTTTGATAAGGAAAATTTTAGATTTAATTTGGGTGTTAAAGAATTCCCTTTGTTTTTCGTAAATGATCTTCTTCCAGAATCTATGATTACTAATTTTATTCCTGAGCATTTATTGTCGGGTAAGTATTTAAATTTAACTTCGGATTTTTATTTAAATACTCTGGATTATGCTAAGACTAAGTTAAATAGCCTTAATTTTTCTATTGCTTCAAAATTAGATGATTTTAATTTAATGTTTGATGCTAGTGGGGAAAAAGATATTTATAAGGTGAAGAACTTTAATTATAAGAGTGGCGATTATAATGTAAATTCTATTTTTTTAATACATTTGTTTAATGATAGATTAAAGATCACTACGGATTTTAGTTATTTAAATAAGAATTATCCTTTTTATCTTGAGTTTAATTTCAAAGATAAGCATGTTAATCTTGAATTTTCTCCTAAGGCAAAAGCTAGTTTAAATTATGCTAATTCAATGATAGTTTATTCTTTAAATGTTGATGATTTTCGGTTTCATAATAAAGATTCTGATATTTTATTAAATATTAATTCTTATGGAAATTACGAGAGAATTAGTAATGATTTAAGTGTTACAATCAATAAATTTAGAGTGGATAAGATTTCAGATACTCCGGCTTATAATCTTAATTTTAGTTTTGAGGGTTTATATAAGAATAAAGAAATTAATCTTTTAAATATTAGATTTGTAAATAAGTATTCAAGTTTACAAGGACAGGGGCATTTTGATTTAAATGATAAGCTTAGTGGTGAGATAAACTTATTTTCGAATTTGAGTTCGGAACGTTATTTTTTGGGTGTTAATTCTAATGAGGATGGCAATTATGTTTTGGGTAGGTTTCAGGGATTGGATTTTGATAATTTTAAATTTTTGTCGTTCTTAAATGGAAAAGCTAATGGTAATTTTATCCTTAATTTTAAGGATAATGATTTATTTAATTATTCTCTTAATGCATATCTTGAAACAGATGGACTGTCTTTAATAGGTATTCCTACATATTTTTCTTTGAAATTGGGTTTAGTTGACAATAATCTTAATGTTTATAACATAAAAGCAAGACAAAATAAAAGAGAAATTCTTACAGGTAGTTTTAGATATGATATTAAAAATTCTATTGGAGTTTCTAATTTAAATATTGATAGTGATCTTTTTTCTTCAAGAGTAGAAGCAAGTTTTCAAAAATTTGAAAATAAGGAGGAGGAAGAACTTGGTATTTTAAAGAGAGAAACGGAAGGGGAAATTTCTTTTAGAGACGTAAAATATAAAGATAATAATCTTTCTAATCTTACAATTGAATTTAAAAACAACCTTGAGAAATTTAGTGCAGCATCAATTGAATATGACCTTATTAATGTTTTATATGAATATATTGATGGCAATTTTAATGTTAGGCTTGGTGATTATTTGCCTCTTAGCTTTGAAGCATCGGGTAAAATTTTACAGAATAAAATTAATGGGAATATCCAAGATATTAAATTTGATTCAGAGTTGATTACAAAAGATTTCTTAAATTCGGCATCTCTTTTTAATATTAATGAGCATTTTATTCTTTATGATATTAATTTAAGTGGTGAATTGAGTATTGATGGTGATTTATACAATCCAAATCTTAATGGGGAGCTTAATGTAGTAAATGGTTCAATTAGTACTGAATATCTGAAATCTTCTAGACAGCATGGAAAGAGTAGAATTTTAGAGTTAGTTAATGTACCAATTTTGGTTCAAGATAATAAGCTAATCTTAGATAATAGCTTTAATTTAAGCTATTATTCGGATGTTAATGTATCTGCTAGTCTTAATCTGAATTTTTTAAGTGATACTATTGTTGATTATTATAAGATAGATATTGATGTGCCTAGTGGCTCTGGAGTGCCTATTAAATTTGATAAGGTAACTATAAATTTTATTGGTTATGCATCGGGTAACTTTTTTATTGAGGGTAATTCTGAAGAGATTGTGTTTAGGGGAAATCTAAATATTTCAAATTCTTGGGTTTACTTGCTTGAAAATTCGATTTTTGATTTTTTAATGGATCCTTTTAAAAGAACAAAGGGTGCTAGAACTACGGACGTTAATTCTAAAGATTTTGATATTGTTACAGATCTTGAAATAAATTTTGATAGTAATGTTACTTTTCATTGGCCAGATAATAAGATTTCATTTTTAAGTGTTACTGTTGCTAAAGACAATAATTTGATAATTAAGTCTGATACTAAAACAGATGATTTTATGCTTAAGGGAGATTTAAATATAGCAAGTGGTTCTGTTAATTACAATAATAAGAAATTTGTATTCAAAGGTGGTTCATATATATCTTTTAATGAAAATAAGATTAAATTTGATCCATGGGTAGGAATTGAAGCAACAAATACAATTAAAGATGGTAGTGAAAAATTGCTTGTAACTATGAGTATGGATGGTCCTTTGAGCTTATGGAATCTTAAATTTGTATCTTATCCTGTTCGAACGGAACAAGAGATAAAATATCTTTTGTCAAGTGCAATAATTGGAGGTGAACATGGATTGCAGTCTGCAGGTACCAATACGGCTGAGATTGCAATTGGATTAGCTAATGATATTCTTGTGGATTTGGTAGTACAGCCTATTGAAGATTATGTGCGTTCTGTATTAAAATTAGACCTGTTGAGTATAAAGACAGATATATTAAGGAATGCTATTGGTATCTTGGGGAACCCAACTTTTGCAAGTTTTCTTGACAATACAAGTGTTGAGGTGGGTAAATATTTTGCTAATGGTGTTTTTGGTAAGGCAGGGTTTGGTTTTTTAAAAGAGCAAGTAACGCCATTTTCTCAGAATTTAAATTTTAGCGTCAATTTTGGTATTGAACTTGATTCGCCATTTTTCTTTGTTGATTATATTTTTGATTATGATTTCATGAAAAATGGTTTGCATGGCATAGGAAATAAGATATCTATTTCTTGGAGATTTAAGTATTGAGTGCTAAGGGGTTTTAGATGAAGTCTTTTAAGATTTTTATTTTTATATTTTTTTTCTTATTTCCTATTAGTTTAGTTTATTCTCAGACTAAATATGAGGGTAAGATTATAAAAAGTATTGATTTTAATGGACTTAAAAATATAAAAGAAAGGGATCTTGCCTCTATTTTAAATCCTTATTTGGGGCAAATTTATTCTAATGAAGTTTTTGATAAGTTACAGGTTGATCTTTATGCTCTTGATTATTTTGATGGACTTATTAGACCTGAGTTTAAGGTAGATGATGATAAACTTTTTATTACATTCTTTGTAAAGGAAAAGTCTTTAGTAAAGACTGTTTCTTTTGTTGATAATAGTAAAGTTTTTTGGAATAGTGAGCTTCGTGATAAGTCAAATGTCAAGGTAAATGAGTCTTTAAATCTTGCAAATGTTAAGAGAAGTGTTGTTAAGTTTGAAGAGATGTACAGAGAAGCTGGATATCTTGATGTTTCTGTTAAATATGAGACAAAGGAAGAAAATAATTTAGTAGATATTGTATTTGAAATAAATGCTGGTGCTAAGTATGTTGTTAAAGAGGTCGATTTTGAGGGAAATTTGAACTTTAAGAGTAGTACTCTTAGGAAATATTTAGCATCAAGAACAGCTTCTTTATTTTCTGATGGAAAATATTTAAAGTCAAATATTGATAAAGATAAGGTTCAACTTGAGTCTTTTTATAAGAATAATGGATATATTAATGTTAAGGTTGTAGATAATACTGTGGATATACGAGAACCTAGTGATCCTGGTAAAATGGAAAAAGAAGTTTTTTTGAAATATTTTATTTCAGAAGGCAATGTTTTTAAATTTGGTAAGCTTGAAATTTCTGGTAATTTGGTTTTTAGTTTAGAGGAGTTACAGTCTTTAATTACCCTAAGGGAAGGAGATATTTTTAATGATGCAAAATTTGAGCAGGACTTTGCTAAAGTTAGGGAAAAGTATTATTCAGATGGATACATATTTACAGAGATTTTGCCTTCTAGAACAATGAGGGGAGAATTTGTAGATTATTTAATTAAGATAGTAGAAAAAGATAAAGCTCATATTGAATCTATTAATATTTCGGGGAATAAGAAAACAGCTTCTCATGTAATACTTAGAGAAATACCTCTAATGGAGGGAGATGTTTTTAGTTTGGAAAAATTTAGAATGGGAATGCTTAATTTACAAAGACTTGGTTATTTTGGAAATGTTGTCCCTGATATTGCACAGAGTAATATTGATGGTTTGATGAAAATAAATTTTTCCGTTGAGGAGAGGGAAACAGCAAGCTTCAGGTTTGGTATGAATTTTGGTGGGTTTAGTAACTCTTGGTTTCCATTTTCATTGTTTGGGCAGTGGGAGCAATCTAATTTTTTAGGTGAAGGATATTCTTTATCGGCAAGACTTAATCTTGCATTCTCAGAACAAAGTTTTAGATTATCATTTGAAGATTATTGGTTTATGCAGACTAGATGGACTTTTGGAGGATTTCTTGATTTTTCACATTCTATAAATACGGCCTACCAAGATATTAATGGACCTATTTTTACGGGTAAAAAGGAAGTACCAGATCCTTTTGAGAGTTGGGAAGAGTATCATAATGCAAAGAATTTTTCAGATTTTAATATTATGAATTATTCTTTGGTAAAATTGAGCTTAGCTTTAGTTACTGGATACACTTTTTCTAATTACCTTGGCAAGCAAACATTTACTGGTACTGTGCAATCTGCTTTAAAATATGTATATTATGATAATAGTGTTAATAGGCCTTCAAGCTATTACTTAAGGGACAATTATAATACTATTAGGTTTGAAAATTCTCTTGGACTTGGTATTGCGTGGGATACAAGAAATTCTCAATCTTTATCTAATGATGGGTTTTTGCTTAAACAGCAATTTGATTTTTTTGGTGGGTTTTTATTTGGGCAGAGCCACTTTACAAAATCCACGACAACATTTGAAAGGTATTTCTCTCTTTTAGGATATCAAGATATTTTTACTCCCTATTTTGACTTAATATTGACTCTAAGAAGTGTTTATACAAATATTTTACCACCTCTTGGGAATGGTTTTGAAACAGAAATACAACCACACCACTTTATAACTATTAGTGAAAACTTTATGATAGCAAGAGGATGGGGGACTTTAAAAAATATTTATAGTTCATTTGTTAATACTATTCAGTTATCAATGCCTGTGATTAAGAATATTTTAGTTTGGGATGCTTTGTTTTTGGATATAGCTGCATATTCTTTGGAAGAGAAGGAAAATGCTTTATTTGTTCCATTTAGTAGTTTTATGTTTAGTTGGGGATTTGGGGTTAGAAGTTTATTGCCTCAGTTGCCTTTATCTTTAGTTATAGCTTATCCATTTTATTTTGATAATAGGGGTGTTAATAAACATTATGATTACTATTCAGGGTTTAAATTTTTCTTAGCAATTGATATGAGATATTGATATAATTGTTTTGTCTTTATAAGGAGAAAAGTATGCCTTTGGTATTTTTGTTAGTGTTTTTATTGCCATTAAATATTTTTGCAATAGATGTTACAAAGGTAGGTATTGTGGATTTTGAAAAAGTTGTAATTGAATTTTTGAATCCACAGTTAAAATCTAATCTTGAGCAGTTGAAGAAGCATTATCAAGAAAAAATAGATGCTTTGAATACTGAGATTAAAGATTTGAGAAGAATGTATGATGAGGCTGTTGGTGTTCATGATTTAGATAATGCAAGGTCTTATGGTAATCAGTATAATTTGAAGATAGATGAGCTTAAGAAGCTTACAACTTTAGCAAAAAGTAATCTTGACCAACAAAAGCAGATTAATATAAACAGCATTAATAGTGATGGTGCACTTTGGAGCAAAATACTTAATGGAGTTCAGTATATAGCAGAGACTAATGGTATTTCTTTGGTTATGAAAAAGGATAATCCTTATATCCTTTATTATAATAGTACTGTTGATATAACAGATGATGTTATTAAACATTTAAATAAGCAGTAAATTGGTAGTAGTGATGAAGATTTATCTTTAGTTATGGTTTTCTTGTTTTAATCTTTTAATCAAACTACAAAATTCTTTTTTATTATCTTTATTAATATTTGAGAGTAAAATGTGTGATTTTAATATTGATTTAAATATTTTATTTTTTTGTTCACTGTAACAAAAAAATTCTTTCATCTCGCTTTTTTTAAAGATCTCTTCTCTCTTCTCTATTTTTAATATCTTTTCAAGACCAAGAGATTTTAAATTTTCTAAAGCTTCTTTACTAGGATTTATGACTTTAAAGGGTTTTTTGTATTCATTGCTCTTGTTATTAATGTATACTAGTGTCCCCATAAACGTTGAATCTAAATATTGTGTTTCCGATAAATCAAGGTAGAGAGCGTGGATGTTGTCATTATTTATTAAGATATCTTTAATGAATGCCTTAAAACTAACAGCCTGTAATGCAGTAAATCTATTAATTAATTTTATAAAAATATAAACATCTCTGAATAAATAAAAAACATTACTTTTAGGAATACTTTCTTTCATATTGTATTCTTTTTTACCAATAAGTATATTGTAAAGTTTTAATAATATCAATTATAATTCAATATCGTTTTATGGAAAAAAATGTTACACCAATGATGAAGCAATATTTAAAAATTAAGAATAACTATAAAGATGCTATTGTATTCTTTAGGGTAGGAAGTTTTTATGAGATGTTCTTCAATGATGCGCTTGAGGGAAGTAAACTTTTAGGG from Borrelia turcica IST7 includes the following:
- a CDS encoding translocation/assembly module TamB domain-containing protein, whose amino-acid sequence is MNLFFVRSKVSLAFFCSVLTFISILVIFILFIQVQVYSARFLVISYLELKSGFKIKYDQIAPYFFSSIKIDNLELSLNDQDKILMSTVKINLDLFKLILGDKNIILDVFVEGSTLNFDLNDLKLLKSSSSGSGEFELNDDKFNSHAIIGKISDYLDKLHINMEDININLKLSSDKFLKFQVKSFALKTIDDDFLYSSIVDFSSFSDLKEDVINESSLSSTFYFEGKFKKDLEDGYVNISFLEFNTSSFSLLDQGFQINYSKGNLEVFNLRRENLDFNLSYNANKKFLRLDALFFDINLLNWIRLNESFNVYRDYFDINLNGQLAFSYDFKDEDLRYAFLLNSSSQDSTINKEIQGVRIQLKGNERIVNIQNAFLKLKRGFINYKGYYSLEDFVPIGRLDFRSARILNFRDINGHLDFSEEQKDFLVKSDNFRIGNLKIQNLNLKTHFSQDKTYINYLINFKNNSSKILLKGDFDKENFRFNLGVKEFPLFFVNDLLPESMITNFIPEHLLSGKYLNLTSDFYLNTLDYAKTKLNSLNFSIASKLDDFNLMFDASGEKDIYKVKNFNYKSGDYNVNSIFLIHLFNDRLKITTDFSYLNKNYPFYLEFNFKDKHVNLEFSPKAKASLNYANSMIVYSLNVDDFRFHNKDSDILLNINSYGNYERISNDLSVTINKFRVDKISDTPAYNLNFSFEGLYKNKEINLLNIRFVNKYSSLQGQGHFDLNDKLSGEINLFSNLSSERYFLGVNSNEDGNYVLGRFQGLDFDNFKFLSFLNGKANGNFILNFKDNDLFNYSLNAYLETDGLSLIGIPTYFSLKLGLVDNNLNVYNIKARQNKREILTGSFRYDIKNSIGVSNLNIDSDLFSSRVEASFQKFENKEEEELGILKRETEGEISFRDVKYKDNNLSNLTIEFKNNLEKFSAASIEYDLINVLYEYIDGNFNVRLGDYLPLSFEASGKILQNKINGNIQDIKFDSELITKDFLNSASLFNINEHFILYDINLSGELSIDGDLYNPNLNGELNVVNGSISTEYLKSSRQHGKSRILELVNVPILVQDNKLILDNSFNLSYYSDVNVSASLNLNFLSDTIVDYYKIDIDVPSGSGVPIKFDKVTINFIGYASGNFFIEGNSEEIVFRGNLNISNSWVYLLENSIFDFLMDPFKRTKGARTTDVNSKDFDIVTDLEINFDSNVTFHWPDNKISFLSVTVAKDNNLIIKSDTKTDDFMLKGDLNIASGSVNYNNKKFVFKGGSYISFNENKIKFDPWVGIEATNTIKDGSEKLLVTMSMDGPLSLWNLKFVSYPVRTEQEIKYLLSSAIIGGEHGLQSAGTNTAEIAIGLANDILVDLVVQPIEDYVRSVLKLDLLSIKTDILRNAIGILGNPTFASFLDNTSVEVGKYFANGVFGKAGFGFLKEQVTPFSQNLNFSVNFGIELDSPFFFVDYIFDYDFMKNGLHGIGNKISISWRFKY